Proteins encoded by one window of Acidobacteriota bacterium:
- a CDS encoding protein kinase — translation MADATKRRLGVSLGAKVFLISALLILVAVAGAIAVIFFRSTQIADRAVDRSLASSRSVQVDYQSQQVEVLQAISEAFSRNSTFMGYIVEATGGGLIGEASVDRGSILDLLEDRRQDLREDLRFDFAIVIDPYGQVVARTDDPGASGEDLSAQPLLAEAMVEGGYGSGLWREQGALYQAVVVPLVQVFDLYGYLLVADRIGDDLARDIKRISGTDIVFLTTLDEGFAVQASTLDAALSDRLVEALQSDPALLQRVLQEGQAEPDYELQLDGSRRAYVTPLRDAEGNTVGATVGLVSLDAELAGYRQIQREVLIAGGIALLLAMILSWLLSRRTLRPLRELASAAEGAAQGDYDRRIEGHGSDEVGRLSAAFDSLLSDLREKRDIEGYVQDLSRHLPGPGEKAPVVEPETMDVVLLGLELRRFAQPSLSRQPKATLDALAQELRRLASVVAAHRGKIDGVAGHRALVLFEGEGRALRAIAAASEIVRKLGAGRDAFEEAEPPAVAMTTGQVVVGSVVWGEAPSQAVVGLPMQQLEGLIREATPGDILISGALRRLLDDSFQQAGVQPAASAGILSTQQLFALSAEQAGKVAVPHAPTSALRTVTPEPSGRTLSELGPGAVLGGRFEILSVLGAGGMGVVYKARDRELDDLVAVKTLKPGPLVDRESLERLKSELKLARRITHPNVLRTFDFGEVDGIAFISMEYVRGLTLRYLLEQTGSLPYSAALRLARQLCAGLQAAHGVGVLHRDIKPENLIIDNAGNAKLMDFGIARPIQRSEPGQTAPGSVLGTPHYLSPEQLQGQEPDGRADIYSCGVVFYEMFTGELPFSGSSPMEIAVAHIREEPEPPSQHWAEIPPELEKLILRCLAKQPASRFPSAGQLLAGLQGLRA, via the coding sequence GTGGCCGACGCTACTAAACGTCGCCTGGGCGTTTCGCTGGGCGCCAAGGTCTTCCTCATCTCCGCTCTGTTGATCCTGGTCGCCGTCGCCGGCGCCATCGCGGTGATCTTCTTCCGCAGCACGCAGATCGCCGACCGCGCCGTCGACCGCTCCCTGGCCAGCAGCCGTTCGGTGCAGGTGGACTATCAGAGCCAGCAGGTGGAGGTGTTGCAGGCCATTTCCGAGGCGTTCTCCCGCAACTCCACCTTCATGGGCTACATCGTCGAGGCCACCGGCGGTGGCCTCATCGGCGAAGCCAGCGTCGACCGCGGCTCGATCCTCGATCTGCTGGAGGATCGCCGGCAGGATCTGCGCGAGGATCTGCGCTTCGACTTCGCCATCGTCATTGATCCCTACGGTCAGGTGGTGGCCCGCACCGATGATCCCGGAGCCTCCGGCGAGGACCTATCCGCCCAGCCGCTGCTGGCGGAGGCGATGGTGGAGGGCGGCTACGGTTCCGGCCTGTGGCGGGAGCAGGGGGCGCTCTACCAGGCGGTGGTGGTGCCTCTGGTACAGGTCTTCGATCTCTATGGCTATCTGCTGGTGGCGGACCGCATCGGCGACGACCTGGCGCGGGATATCAAGCGCATCAGCGGCACCGACATCGTCTTCTTGACCACCCTCGACGAGGGCTTTGCGGTGCAGGCCTCGACCCTCGACGCAGCGCTGTCGGATCGCCTGGTGGAGGCGCTGCAGTCGGATCCGGCGTTGCTCCAACGGGTGCTCCAGGAGGGCCAGGCGGAACCGGATTATGAGCTTCAGCTGGACGGTAGCCGGCGCGCCTACGTCACGCCGCTACGGGACGCCGAGGGCAACACCGTCGGCGCCACCGTCGGTTTGGTGAGCCTGGACGCCGAGCTCGCCGGGTATCGCCAGATCCAGCGCGAGGTGTTGATCGCCGGGGGCATCGCCTTGCTCCTCGCCATGATCCTCTCGTGGCTGCTCTCCCGGCGCACCCTGCGGCCTCTGCGGGAGCTGGCTTCGGCGGCGGAGGGGGCGGCCCAGGGGGATTACGATCGCCGCATCGAGGGCCACGGCTCGGACGAGGTGGGGCGACTGTCCGCCGCCTTCGATTCCCTGCTCAGCGATCTGCGGGAGAAGCGCGACATCGAGGGCTACGTGCAGGATCTTTCCCGGCACTTGCCCGGGCCCGGTGAGAAGGCTCCGGTGGTGGAGCCGGAGACCATGGACGTGGTGCTCTTGGGGCTCGAGCTGCGCCGCTTCGCCCAGCCGAGCCTGTCGCGGCAACCCAAGGCAACCCTCGATGCCCTGGCTCAGGAGCTGCGGCGCCTGGCTTCGGTGGTCGCCGCCCACCGGGGCAAGATCGACGGGGTGGCCGGCCATCGGGCGCTGGTGCTCTTCGAAGGAGAGGGCCGGGCGCTGCGGGCCATCGCTGCGGCGTCGGAGATCGTGCGCAAGCTGGGCGCCGGCCGCGACGCCTTCGAGGAAGCCGAGCCGCCGGCGGTGGCCATGACCACCGGCCAGGTGGTGGTGGGCTCGGTAGTGTGGGGCGAGGCTCCCTCTCAGGCGGTGGTGGGACTGCCCATGCAGCAGCTGGAGGGGCTGATCCGGGAAGCGACCCCCGGCGACATCTTGATTTCCGGCGCCCTGCGGCGCCTGCTGGACGATAGCTTCCAGCAGGCGGGGGTGCAGCCCGCCGCCAGCGCCGGCATCTTGAGCACTCAGCAGCTTTTCGCCCTCAGCGCGGAGCAGGCGGGCAAGGTGGCGGTGCCCCACGCCCCCACCTCGGCTCTGCGTACGGTAACCCCGGAACCCTCCGGCCGCACCCTCTCCGAGCTCGGTCCGGGAGCGGTGCTGGGCGGCCGCTTCGAGATCCTCTCGGTGCTCGGCGCCGGCGGCATGGGGGTGGTGTACAAGGCCCGCGACCGGGAGCTCGACGATCTGGTGGCGGTGAAGACCTTGAAGCCCGGCCCGCTGGTGGATCGGGAGTCGTTGGAGCGCCTGAAGAGCGAGCTGAAGCTGGCGCGGCGCATCACCCATCCCAACGTGTTGCGCACCTTCGACTTCGGCGAGGTGGACGGTATCGCCTTCATCTCCATGGAGTATGTGCGCGGCCTGACCCTGCGCTATCTGCTGGAGCAGACCGGCAGCCTGCCGTATTCGGCGGCGCTACGCCTGGCGCGGCAGCTGTGCGCCGGTCTGCAGGCGGCCCACGGCGTCGGCGTGCTGCACCGCGACATCAAGCCGGAGAACTTGATCATCGACAACGCCGGCAACGCCAAGCTCATGGACTTTGGCATCGCCCGCCCCATCCAGCGCTCGGAGCCGGGCCAGACGGCGCCGGGGTCGGTGCTCGGTACACCGCACTACCTTTCCCCGGAGCAGCTCCAAGGGCAGGAGCCCGACGGCCGCGCCGACATCTACTCCTGCGGCGTGGTGTTCTACGAGATGTTCACCGGCGAGCTGCCGTTCTCCGGCTCCTCGCCCATGGAGATCGCTGTCGCCCACATCCGCGAGGAGCCGGAGCCTCCGTCTCAGCATTGGGCGGAGATTCCGCCGGAGCTGGAGAAGCTGATCCTGCGTTGTCTGGCCAAGCAGCCGGCGAGCCGCTTCCCCTCTGCCGGCCAGCTGTTGGCGGGGCTCCAAGGGCTGCGAGCCTGA
- a CDS encoding response regulator transcription factor yields MRLLVVEDEKSLARHLMRGLREESYSVDLAGTGAEAQQLVEEAEYDLLILDLMLPDASGLDLLRTWRSEGLATPVLILTARDAVENKVHGLDAGADDYLTKPFAFEELLARVRSLLRRRLPPQSDTLEEWGVVLDRAQHLAWRDGHKLDLTPREFALLEFFLLHPGVVLSRERIAESVWDRGYEARTNVIEVILARLRRKLEAEGGPRLIQTVIGTGYTLRPPDDAAAETAS; encoded by the coding sequence ATGCGGCTCTTGGTAGTAGAAGACGAGAAATCCCTCGCCCGGCACCTGATGCGGGGTCTGCGGGAAGAAAGCTACAGCGTCGACCTGGCGGGCACCGGAGCGGAAGCCCAGCAGCTGGTGGAGGAGGCGGAATACGATCTGCTGATCCTCGACCTGATGCTCCCGGACGCCTCGGGGCTCGACCTCCTGCGAACCTGGCGCAGCGAAGGCTTGGCGACGCCGGTGCTCATCCTCACCGCCCGGGACGCGGTGGAAAACAAGGTCCACGGCCTCGACGCCGGTGCCGACGACTACCTCACCAAGCCCTTCGCCTTCGAGGAGCTGCTGGCGCGGGTGCGGAGCCTGCTGCGCCGCCGCCTGCCTCCCCAGTCCGACACCCTGGAGGAATGGGGAGTGGTGCTGGACCGGGCCCAGCACCTGGCCTGGCGGGACGGGCACAAGCTCGATCTGACCCCACGGGAATTCGCCCTGCTGGAATTCTTTCTGCTCCATCCCGGGGTGGTGCTGAGCCGCGAGCGCATCGCCGAGAGCGTGTGGGACCGCGGCTACGAGGCGCGCACCAACGTCATCGAAGTGATCCTGGCCCGGCTGCGGCGCAAGCTGGAAGCGGAGGGCGGACCGCGGCTGATCCAAACCGTCATCGGCACCGGCTATACCCTGCGCCCGCCGGACGACGCGGCTGCGGAGACCGCATCATGA
- a CDS encoding RNA polymerase sigma factor: protein MSASGVTPSVEERDGRCPDTHDPDHEILARVAAGEVELFAQLVERHQGRLLRLCQRLLGNAEEAQEAAQETFLKAYRKAGGYRPRGKVYTWLYRIATNHCLNQLRRRRIVRFLSLGQMGGAAGDDDEDREFDPPHGAADPEQALVSRRRWLDTRRAIDRLPPGQRSVLVLAKFEGLSYRQIAEVLEITEGAVESRLFRAMRNLEAAQETAAQESTG, encoded by the coding sequence ATGTCCGCCTCGGGGGTTACACCCTCTGTGGAGGAACGCGACGGCCGCTGCCCCGATACCCACGACCCGGATCACGAGATCCTCGCCCGCGTCGCCGCTGGCGAGGTGGAGCTCTTCGCTCAGCTGGTGGAGCGCCACCAAGGGCGCTTGCTGCGCCTCTGCCAGCGCCTGTTGGGCAACGCCGAGGAAGCTCAGGAGGCAGCCCAGGAGACCTTCCTCAAGGCCTACCGCAAGGCCGGCGGCTACCGCCCCCGGGGCAAGGTCTACACCTGGCTCTATCGCATCGCCACCAACCACTGCCTGAATCAGCTCCGTCGCCGGCGCATCGTGCGCTTCCTCAGTCTCGGCCAGATGGGCGGTGCAGCGGGGGATGACGACGAGGACCGGGAGTTCGACCCGCCCCACGGCGCCGCCGACCCGGAGCAGGCCCTGGTGAGCCGCCGCCGCTGGCTCGACACCCGCCGCGCCATCGACCGGCTGCCGCCGGGGCAGCGCTCGGTGTTGGTGCTGGCGAAATTCGAGGGCCTGAGCTACCGCCAGATCGCCGAGGTGTTGGAGATTACCGAGGGAGCGGTGGAGAGCCGGTTGTTCCGGGCCATGCGCAATCTGGAAGCGGCGCAGGAAACCGCGGCGCAGGAAAGTACCGGCTAG
- a CDS encoding ATP-binding protein: MKLSVGPQRLRTRIILWFVAIALVLYAVSALIIILIGLRTARQELSLLLYAEAESLAGYYSATGRLDFPELEALSGHTPIPVWLRLIEDGRIVAQTPGAPDLPVPEVSTVDEGELETYRLDDGSFMAVVRHPTWDRGSAWVEAVGSEDLLSSTMENLRLSLILTLLLVVPLSAAGGQLLAAGVVRPVDQLIRAIRGMDSRNLTQRLDTGVSIREISELRREFNALLDRLQESVERMRRFTADASHELRTPVSILRTGIEVALRKERSPDEYQELAAGCLLEIDRVQRTVEGLLTLARESPDHETAAPTTPVDLSAEAAAALASLATLAQENEVTLESAIEPDVVIPGERDRLRLVLVNLLDNALHHSPAGGRVRLELSADDRQARLRVSDQGPGVAPEDRTRIFDRFYRSPARPGNGNANGNANGDGQADCPTGTAPATSVGGLGLSVVRWVVEHHRGTVQVVDGDGPGAVFEVCLPRTAPAEAAPAGITESR, encoded by the coding sequence ATGAAGCTGTCCGTGGGCCCCCAGCGGCTGCGCACCCGGATCATTCTTTGGTTCGTGGCCATCGCCCTAGTGCTCTACGCGGTTTCCGCCCTGATCATCATCCTCATCGGCCTGCGCACCGCCCGCCAGGAGCTCTCTCTGCTGCTCTACGCCGAGGCCGAAAGCCTCGCCGGCTATTACTCCGCCACCGGCCGCCTGGACTTTCCGGAGCTCGAGGCCCTCAGCGGACACACCCCCATTCCGGTATGGCTGCGGCTGATCGAGGACGGTCGCATCGTGGCCCAAACTCCGGGGGCACCGGATCTACCCGTCCCCGAGGTCTCCACCGTGGACGAAGGAGAGCTGGAAACCTACCGCCTCGACGACGGCAGCTTCATGGCGGTGGTTCGCCATCCGACCTGGGATCGCGGCAGCGCCTGGGTCGAGGCGGTGGGCTCCGAGGACCTGCTCAGCAGCACCATGGAGAATCTGCGGCTGTCGCTGATCCTCACCCTCCTGCTGGTGGTGCCCCTCTCCGCCGCCGGCGGCCAGCTGCTGGCAGCGGGAGTAGTGCGGCCGGTGGACCAGCTGATCCGCGCCATTCGAGGCATGGACAGCCGCAACCTCACCCAGCGGCTGGATACCGGCGTCAGCATCCGCGAGATCTCCGAGCTGCGGCGGGAGTTCAACGCCCTCCTCGACCGTCTGCAGGAGAGCGTCGAGCGCATGCGCCGCTTCACCGCCGACGCCTCCCACGAGCTGCGCACACCGGTGAGCATCCTGCGCACCGGCATCGAGGTGGCGCTGCGCAAGGAACGGAGCCCGGACGAATACCAGGAGCTGGCCGCCGGCTGCCTTCTGGAGATCGATCGCGTGCAACGCACCGTGGAGGGTCTGCTGACCCTCGCCCGGGAGTCGCCGGACCACGAGACCGCCGCTCCCACCACGCCGGTGGATCTCTCCGCCGAGGCGGCGGCGGCGCTGGCGTCCCTGGCCACCCTGGCGCAGGAGAACGAGGTGACTTTGGAGTCCGCCATCGAGCCCGACGTGGTGATCCCCGGCGAGCGCGACCGGCTACGGCTGGTGCTGGTCAATCTGCTGGACAACGCCCTCCACCACTCCCCCGCCGGCGGGCGGGTGCGGCTGGAGCTCAGTGCCGACGACCGGCAGGCCCGGCTGCGGGTGTCGGACCAGGGCCCCGGAGTGGCTCCGGAGGACCGCACGCGCATCTTCGACCGCTTCTACCGCAGTCCGGCGAGGCCGGGCAACGGCAACGCCAACGGCAACGCCAACGGCGACGGCCAGGCCGATTGCCCCACGGGCACTGCTCCTGCTACGTCTGTCGGCGGCCTGGGCCTGAGCGTCGTGCGCTGGGTGGTGGAGCACCATCGGGGCACGGTGCAAGTGGTGGACGGCGATGGCCCCGGCGCCGTCTTCGAGGTGTGCCTTCCCCGCACCGCCCCAGCCGAGGCGGCGCCAGCGGGGATCACGGAGAGCCGTTAG